DNA sequence from the Manduca sexta isolate Smith_Timp_Sample1 unplaced genomic scaffold, JHU_Msex_v1.0 HiC_scaffold_2773, whole genome shotgun sequence genome:
GCACCAGAAGATCTCAAATGTTACTACACCATCCTACTACTACTTGAAATACATGATAGGTACTAAATAACATAGTAAATAAGGGAACACATACacaattacttatttaagtGACATAAAATACCCTTTTCAAATGTCTTGACTAACAACAAAactaacataaaacatattgCAGATTCCCTAAATCCACTTTTAAAGTTATCCAAATACATACTATGACTCATATGCAAATTGTATTATGCTTCACtggaaaacaataattaaattataatgaaaacaagtcAACAAgctaaatgtaaaataaaatatgaaactaaaaaCATGGACGTAAGTGAAATGAATGTGTAAGATagtttaataaacttattaatataaataaccttcACACCCTGTAAAATTACAATCCAGATTTAAGCGTAAATAGATGTGTATGAATCCATAGGTGATGAGGATTTAAATTATGTTCCGTAAAGATGGTAATTTTATGAGGTCGTCAGTGGCATTGAGCTATCAGCGAGCTGCGCCCAGCTGGACCCTGTCTGTACCGCTTACCATTCACTGGTCCTTACGTGCTTTCTTTTGCTTTTCTTGGATACTTTGGCATCCTGTCCAAGTATCTGTAAGAAttaaaatggtaaaataatcatttaaaataaataaatataatccatTTAAAAGCATACCAACCACCAAGTTCATCAAAGACTGGCGCATTTTGCTTGTCATCCTGTTTGTCTGAAACGGTGTTGTCTTTCTCAACAGGCTCTACCTTTGCAGTGCTCTTGGCTGCTGTGACAGTCtgcaacataaattttaattacattgttaCTCCATAAAACAAAACTTGTGATTGCCATAGTGCCACCTAAGTGTAAGTCTTCCCAAAGCACAAAAAGATGCATGTATATATATTCATGGGTGCAAGGTAAATAGAGTAatctacaaattaatatttgttttatagcatTATCTCTATATTAAAAAGggtttactgtaataaaaagatgttttattttgtagatttaCGGCTTTATTTCTCTTAATTTTTTCACGTTAAGCTAATTACATAtgttctttaaaattatatgaactGAATGCATCCAAGTAATGTTACTTATTGACTCAGGAATGCGGGCATCATCTACTTACGCACAAAACGGTCATCTGCCAGTTAATCCGTGCTtcaccatataaaaatataacatttaaaatgctatttttattttattttccttatatattatgtgtgttACAGTATTATACTTTgtaacacacatatttttatttattattagtcagATAGTCATgcatttatatgttaaaatattcaatagaatgatttattatgttctgAACAAGTCCATTATGCAGGTGAAagcacaataatatataataatacaagaattaatagttactataaattagtAACCTAGTGCATTTATGCaatcttgatatttaattattgtacatAACATTAAGATACCTTTGCTCAagacacaaatatttttacataataatatacaatttgttCATTTGatacaatcaataaaaataaattcaaattgaaaGTGTACaaccaataattttaaatactcacTTCAGCAGTCTTCTTCTTACTCTGCTTctctttattttcctttttcttGTTACTCCTGAGATCTTTGACATCAGTCAGCTCCTGCACCTCAGGAATCACCTCATCATCAGCAACACCCTGCGCATAACCTGATCACTGACGCTCTGCCTGAAAAATTCAGATAAGATtccaataagtattttattttaacatttggCTAGTGATAAATGATCTTAAAAAATGTGTGGTCTTGAAGCTGTATTTGTTTATGCCATGTTTCGGCACAATGTGTTGATACAATTTCTGAATTCTAATAAGATCTTAATTTTTCTATGAAATGCTAAATTGTTTTAACGAATTTATGAATGTAGACATCATAATACATTCAAACTCCTCAAATTATTACAGATACTTTCACCACCTTAAATGTCAAAGTGGCTTTACCTCCTTAAGGACACGCTGCAACTCCTCCACCTGAGCTTGCAGAGCACGGGCTGAATCTTCATTAACATGTGGTCCCTCTGCACTAACCACTTTAATGGTCTCAGCTGGTTCCTCCACAGGGCGGGCTGCCTCCACATCGGCATcctttacttttttgtttttcttagcTGGGCTCTCCTTCTTTTTTCCCTTTTCTTTCTCTTCAGGAGCCTTTACCTTCTTTTTGTCTCCCTTCTTTGGCACCTCCTGCCACAAACCATCATCAAAATCAGCTGGCTTCTCAACTTCGACCACAATCTTGCTCTTCTTTCCTTTCTTCTCAGCTGGAACTTCTTTCTTAGCTACTTTAGCTTCCACAGGTCTTTCCTTCGGTTTCGGTTTTTCAGCTTCTTTCACCTTTTCCTCCTTCTTCTCTTTGGTGGGAGATTTTTTGGAGCTCTCAGACTTTGCCTTCACTTCATCGGACGTAGTGCGGTTGGGTGAAGACTTCTAAAACCGACACAAACATATGACAATTACTTCATAACACAGTCACAAGTCACCATagagtaaatttaaaattttggtatgaaataaaaactaatacagtataaatttaattacaagttGCAAAACAACGTTTTATATCTCCCGGTTAAAACTACGAGCATATGCTTccaggttaaaaataaaatgagcgAACATTCATAACGGCGGGAGAGTAGAACATTTACCTTGTCcttctttttattctttttattggcGGATTTCCTGTCATCCACGACCAGGGGTAGTTTATCGAACTGCGGCTGCTCCGCCGAATGAAAACCAAATACGAAAAACGAAGCGCGGCTCAAACTAAAACAACAGCTACCGTCGCTGCAGTGAATACAAACTGCGCATTAGACACTTGatttaaaatctccattttCAGTCTCTATTCTAAACTGCCCAAAAAATACAGTTCACATATAACGTTATCGTAAAGGTGTGATAATGTTGAACAAATTAATTCTCGAGCGATAAAAGCAGACACGGAGACATGATGACGCGGCTGTGACGTGCCAAAAAATTGCGATTTGTCGATTTCTGGGTGACCAATATCATGATTTTATTgatcatttttcattttatttcttttcgtaACCTTTCTCTGAACTTTGTATTTTGACCTTTAATTCttcatgaataaataattaatattttcaaatttcattttatatttttatctaacttcACATCCAATACTTACTTATTCGCCTAAATCGACTAAAGGTATAAATGTGAACCAGATAACTCGACTATTGTACTAGGTAGGTATTCCTCATGATTTTCTCGCCATTTTTAAAGATAAGTCTTGAATTTTCATTTCACTCATTCAATAAAGCGATTTGTAAACAACAcacataacctaaaaataatcataagttATTTAGGTGTGAAGTGTAAATAATTACGTTAGTAATAAAAGTATGgggaacaaaaacaaaaagagGAATAAGAGTGAACATGACAAAAAGGATAAATCTAATAATTCCAATGTGGATCCACAAAATGTGAAAGATACAGAAGTAGAAACGAGAGATAAGGAGGCTGATAACGAAGAATATGAAAATACAGAGAAACTACATGACATTGAAGACAATTCTGAAGAGGATGAGCcgccaaaaaagaaaaaaaagaagaaaagcaAGCCGTCGTTGGTGAGACGAATGAAAAAAAGGCAAAAAGTCTATTAGACAAATGAAAAGGAGAAAGCACCTGCAGAGGCAGACTGAAGCAGCAGCAGTAGCAAAAGACCAACTGAAATCACAGTGTATTAACTACCTCTCGCAGTGGAAACACAATAGAGATAACTGGAAATTTATGAAAGCAAAACAAGTGTGGCTTTTCAAAAACAAGTTCTCCTCAAACTTAGTGCCAGACTCATCATGGCCAACACTTCTTGAATATTTTGAATCTGCTAAAGGTAATATTCGTAATATGCTTTTGGAAGATGCAAAAAAAGTTATTAACCAAATGGATGAATGGACAGAAAAGCAAAAAGATAACAAAGATACTGAGGACAATGAGGATGATGTAAATGATAATGAAACTCCTAGCAACAAACCAGATGATACCTCATACAAAAGAGCAAGGGACCTAATACAATGTTTAGAggaataaacattaaatttttaatatgcattt
Encoded proteins:
- the LOC119192419 gene encoding uncharacterized protein C7orf50 homolog, translated to MGNKNKKRNKSEHDKKDKSNNSNVDPQNVKDTEVETRDKEADNEEYENTEKLHDIEDNSEEDEPPKKKKKKKKGKKSIRQMKRRKHLQRQTEAAAVAKDQLKSQCINYLSQWKHNRDNWKFMKAKQVWLFKNKFSSNLVPDSSWPTLLEYFESAKGNIRNMLLEDAKKVINQMDEWTEKQKDNKDTEDNEDDVNDNETPSNKPDDTSYKRARDLIQCLEE